ATGGCCGTCGCGGCCGTCCGCACCGGCGCGTCGTTCGTCGGCGTCGTCATGGAGGAGGTCGACTCGACGGGCGGGCGCTACCTCGTCGAGGACCGCGAGTCGGCGCCCGACGCCGTCATCAACGGCGAGCCCTCCGGCTGGGAGGGTATCACGCTGGGCTACCGGGGCCTGCTCGGTGGGACCTACGTCGCCACCAGCGAGTCGGGCCACTCCTCGCGCCCGGAGAACAACGCCATCCAGGACGCCATCGACTGGTGGTCGGCCGTCGAGGCCGAGTTCGACCCCGACGAGTGGATGCCCGTCTTCGAGCGGGTCACCTGCAAGCCCGTGGACATCGACGGCGGGATCTCCGACGACGGGCTCTCGGTGGAGACGACGATGGAGGTCCAGCTCCGGGTGCCGCCGGAGTACACCACCGATGAGATTCGCGAGATCGCTAGTGGCTACCTCACCAACGGGACCGTCAACTGGAACGACCAGGTCGAACCCGTGATGCAGAGCCCCCGGACGCCGGTCGCACGGGCCTTCCGGGCGACCATCCGCCAGCACGGCGGCGAACCCCACATGCTCCGGAAGACCGGCACCAGCGACATGAACGTCTACGCGAAAGCCTGGGACTGTCCGATGGTGACCTACGGCCCCGGGGACTCGGACCTCGACCACGCGCCGGACGAACACATCCACCTCGCGGAGTACGACCGCGCGGTCAGCGTCCTCATGGACGTCACCGACCGCCTCTTGGAGGACTGACAGTGACGATGCACCTACTCGACGTCGACGACCTCACGACCGACGAACTGCACGCCGTCCTGGACCGCGCCGCAGAACTCAAGGCCGGCCGGGCGGAGGGAACGCGCAACGACCTGCTCGACCAGCAGACGCTGGGCATGATATTCGAGAAACCCTCGACGCGGACCCGCGTCTCCTTCGAGACGGGGATGACACAACTTGGCGGCCACGCCATCTTCCTCGGCCCCGACGACATCCACCTGGGCCACGGCGAACCGGTCAAGGACACCGCGCGGGCGCTGGCCCGCTACACCGATTTCATCATGGCCCGCGTCTACGACCACGCGGACGTCGAGCAACTCGCGGCGTACGCGGACGTCCCGGTCATCAACGCGCTGACCGACGACGCCCACCCGTGCCAGACGCTCGCGGACCTGCTGACAATCCGCGAACAGTTCGGCGGCTTCGACGCCTCCGTCGCGTGGGTCGGCGACGGCAACAACGTCTGTCAGTCGTTCGTGCTCGGCGCGGCGATGACCGGCCTCGACCTCACCGTCGCCACGCCCGAGGGCTACGAGGTCGACGACGCGGTGCTCGACCGTGCGGCGGAACTCGGCGAGGCCCCCGAGACGACCCACGACCCCGAGGCGGCCGTCGAAGATGCCGACGCGGTCTACACCGACGTCTTCGTGAGTATGGGCCAGGAGGACCGCCGCGAGGAGAAGCTCGCGGAGTTCGACGGGTTCCAGATCACCACGGAGCTGCTGGGCGACCGGGTGCTGATGCACTGCCTGCCCGCCCACCGCGGCGAGGAGGTCACCGACGACGTCGTCGAGAGCGACAACGCCATCGTGTGGGACCAGGCGGAGAACCGGTTGCACGCCCAGAAGGGGCTGTTAGTCTGGTTGAGTGAGCAGGCATAGGGGAACCACCAGCATACAGCGAACGCAGCGAGCCGTTTCCCCGGGCCCGAACGAAGTGAGGGTCCGGCAGTTTTTCCCCACGTTTTTGCGAGGAGTGGTCGTGAGCGGAGCGAACGACCCGACGAAGTAAAAAGTGGCTGCCGGACCAGGCGGAGAACCGGTTGCACGCCCAGAAGGGGCTGCTTGTCTGGTTGAGTGAGCAATAGCGAGAGTCCGAGGGAAGCGAGGGGTCTCGGACCGGACCGGGACTGCTGGTGTGGCTGGCCGAGCAAGAGTCGCACCGCGAACGGAACGAGCGGTTTTCTCAGGGTTTGTGCGACTGCTGTTCTGACGGACTGAGTGCATCCAGCGCAGAACTGCGGGTGCCGGAGAGGACGGAGGGCGCGAGTGGTGAGCGACAGCGGGGACTCGGAACCGAGGGCGGCCGGCCCTGCGGGCCCGCCTATTTGGCCGTGTGCGCGGTGGGGACGTCGCCGTCCGTCTCGCGAACCGGGATGCCCCGCGAGCGGAGGGCGGATTCGAGTTTCGCCGGCGAGACGCCGCCGTGCGCTGCCGCTTGCTTCAGCGTGAGTGTCCGGTTCCGGTACAGCGTCAGTGCGGCGGTGAATGATTTGCGTGACATTCGTCCAACGTCTATCGACAGCGCCTACTAGATATTAAATCTATAGGCTGATTTTGACACGGACTAACACAGTATAACTGGTGAAATAGAAACAAACAGACCAAAACAAACCGTCATTTTGGACAATCTCCTATTCTAACACTCTCAGAATCCGCCGAACTTGTCCCGCCGATAGACGTCGAGTTCGTTGACCGTCGTCGGCGGCGTCTGGGCCAGGGCGAACGCCGCGGCGTCGGCCACCTCCTCGGGCTCGGTGACCTCGCCGGGGTCGAACCGCTCCTCGAACGGCTCGCCCTCCTCGCTCCCGAACTCCGAACGGACCTCCGTCGGGTTGACGACGGTGACGCCCACGTCGTCGCCACCGACCTGGCCGGCGAGACTCATCGCGAAGCCGCGGACCCACCACTTCGTCGCGGCGTAGACTGGGTTGAACGGGCGGGGGTACTGGCCGG
This DNA window, taken from Haloarcula ordinaria, encodes the following:
- a CDS encoding [LysW]-lysine hydrolase; amino-acid sequence: MSEVQAREVDSEARELLEDVVRIPSVSRSEGDAATSLAAFFEAHDREVWIDEVGNVRAPADDGVLLTSHIDTVPGDIPVRVEEGDDGDVLWGRGSVDAKGPLCAMAVAAVRTGASFVGVVMEEVDSTGGRYLVEDRESAPDAVINGEPSGWEGITLGYRGLLGGTYVATSESGHSSRPENNAIQDAIDWWSAVEAEFDPDEWMPVFERVTCKPVDIDGGISDDGLSVETTMEVQLRVPPEYTTDEIREIASGYLTNGTVNWNDQVEPVMQSPRTPVARAFRATIRQHGGEPHMLRKTGTSDMNVYAKAWDCPMVTYGPGDSDLDHAPDEHIHLAEYDRAVSVLMDVTDRLLED
- the argF gene encoding ornithine carbamoyltransferase; this encodes MHLLDVDDLTTDELHAVLDRAAELKAGRAEGTRNDLLDQQTLGMIFEKPSTRTRVSFETGMTQLGGHAIFLGPDDIHLGHGEPVKDTARALARYTDFIMARVYDHADVEQLAAYADVPVINALTDDAHPCQTLADLLTIREQFGGFDASVAWVGDGNNVCQSFVLGAAMTGLDLTVATPEGYEVDDAVLDRAAELGEAPETTHDPEAAVEDADAVYTDVFVSMGQEDRREEKLAEFDGFQITTELLGDRVLMHCLPAHRGEEVTDDVVESDNAIVWDQAENRLHAQKGLLVWLSEQA
- a CDS encoding DUF7317 family protein, with translation MSRKSFTAALTLYRNRTLTLKQAAAHGGVSPAKLESALRSRGIPVRETDGDVPTAHTAK